In Cryptomeria japonica chromosome 10, Sugi_1.0, whole genome shotgun sequence, a genomic segment contains:
- the LOC131079209 gene encoding (+)-borneol dehydrogenase 1: MACSGMKRFEGKVVIVTGGSNGIGAATARKFVAEGAYVYIADIDEEGGVKVCQELDGNASFVKCDVAIETHVKGVVDRAMEEKGRLDIMVNNAGMLHAHGNSITQLSVETWERVMAVNVTGAMLGMKHAARVMTPRNSGSILFNCSVLGLIKTDNASHGYMASKNALLGLMKSGAVELAKVGIRVNAVSSFGIVTKMIEEWLDEVSNGMCPKEVLEDEMQRNATNGRKLTVDDVANAFLFLASDEASYINGHNLIVDGGYSVHGRDIVTFKDPPRH, encoded by the exons ATGGCTTGTTCAGG GATGAAGAGATTCGAAGGCAAAGTGGTAATTGTGACGGGTGGATCAAATGGCATAGGTGCAGCCACCGCAAGGAAATTCGTAGCAGAAGGTGCTTACGTGTACATTGCTGACATCGATGAAGAGGGAGGGGTTAAAGTTTGCCAAGAGCTCGATGGGAATGCTTCATTTGTGAAGTGTGATGTGGCAATAGAGACCCATGTGAAAGGAGTCGTAGATCGGGCGATGGAGGAGAAGGGGCGTCTAGATATCATGGTGAACAATGCGGGTATGTTGCACGCTCATGGTAATTCCATCACACAGCTCTCTGTTGAGACTTGGGAAAGAGTTATGGCTGTGAATGTTACGGGAGCTATGTTAGGAATGAAGCATGCTGCAAGGGTCATGACTCCACGCAACTCTGGTTCCATACTCTTCAATTGCAGTGTTTTGGGACTGATTAAGACTGATAATGCCTCTCATGGTTACATGGCTTCCAAGAATGCTCTGTTGGGTTTGATGAAGAGCGGTGCAGTTGAGTTGGCAAAGGTAGGAATACGTGTGAATGCCGTTTCATCCTTTGGGATTGTGACAAAGATGATTGAGGAGTGGCTTGATGAGGTGTCTAATGGGATGTGCCCTAAGGAGGTCCTTGAGGATGAGATGCAGAGGAATGCTACTAATGGAAGGAAGCTTACTGTTGATGATGTGGCCAATGCTTTCTTGTTTCTAGCATCTGATGAGGCTTCCTACATCAATGGACATAATCTTATAGTCGATGGGGGTTATTCTGTTCATGGGCGAGATATTGTGACCTTCAAAGATCCACCTCGTCATTAG